The Bacteroidota bacterium sequence GCTGCCGACTCCATGAAGAAAGTCCGCCAGGCAAACAAAGGTGAATTCCACGAGGGCGACGAAACGCCAACGATTGTATTCACTGTGGATAAAGGCGTCGCGAAAAAGGTGCACGTAAAGACTGGTGTCTCTGACAATGCCTACGTCGAGATCCTTTCTGGTTTGCAGGGTGGCGAGGAAGTCGTCAAGGGAAATTTTCGAGCGGTCTCCAAGGACTTGGATGATGGCAAGAAGGTGAAGGTCGATAATTCAGGCAAGACCGTTGCGGAGTAGATAACGACACGATGGAAACAGATCAGGTCAAAGGCGGCATCGCACATACGGCGGAGAACTCTGTCATCTATCTGGAGAATATCCAGAAGATTTACAAGATGGGGCAAGAGTTCGTCTATGCCTTGCGTGGCGTAACCGTCGGAGTGCAACGAAACGAATACGTTGCGATTATGGGACCATCCGGCTCCGGCAAATCAACTTTGATGAACATCATTGGCTGTCTCGATACACCGACCACGGGCAACTACTACTTCAACAAGGTAAACGTTGCGGGATTGGACGATAACGATCTCGCAGAAATTCGGAATCGCGAGATCGGCTTTGTATTCCAGACATTCAATCTCCTTCCCCGCTCGGACTCGCTGCACAATGTGGAGCTACCACTGATCTATGCAGGTGTTGGCAAAGATGAACGACGCAAGCGCGCGCTCGAAGCACTCGATCACGTTGGCCTTGCCGATCGCGCCTCACACAAGCCGAACGAACTCTCCGGTGGACAACGGCAGC is a genomic window containing:
- a CDS encoding ABC transporter ATP-binding protein, with the translated sequence METDQVKGGIAHTAENSVIYLENIQKIYKMGQEFVYALRGVTVGVQRNEYVAIMGPSGSGKSTLMNIIGCLDTPTTGNYYFNKVNVAGLDDNDLAEIRNREIGFVFQTFNLLPRSDSLHNVELPLIYAGVGKDERRKRALEALDHVGLADRASHKPNELSGGQRQRVAIARALVTRPSIILADEPTGNLDSKTGEDIMRLFHELHDQGNTMLVVTHEEDVARHAERIVRIKDGLVERDEMIPASERIFAVAQS